The sequence CGTTATTGCTAGGGGCTTTTCAACAAAAACATTCTTCCCAGCATTTAAGGCATCAACAACAAAACCGGCATGGCTATTATGCCGAGTAACAATAGCCACCGTGTTGATCTCTGGATCCGCGATCATCGCCTGGGTATCTGTTGTTGTTTTGGCAAACCCAGCTTTTTTTCCATGGGTGACGCCACTGATTCCGCCGGAGGTCGCAATGCTATGCAATTGCGCTCCTGCTTCTTTAAAAGCGGGGATCAGCATACGCGAGGCATAGTTACCGGCACCAACAAAACCAACCACAGGACTACCGACAGTAAACTTGGCATTAGCATCCAGCTCAAGCGAATAGTTATGCCGTGCTTCGGTTTTACTTCTATAATCAAGGAGAATACCTAGAGCGGCCTTATCACTGGTAAGCAGCTCATATGCTGAAGCTGCATCCTCAAATTCAAATCGGTGACTAATAAGCGGCTTCACATCAAGTTGGCCATTGTCCAGCAGGTCCAAAATGGCTTCAAAATTACGCTGCTCAGTCCAGCGGACCAGTCCATAGGGATAATCATGACCATGATCTTCATAAGCAGGGTCATAACGGCCAGGCCCATAAGCACATGAGACTTGAAAGGTTAACTCTTTCTCATAAAAATCAGCGCGGTTAAGTTCCAAGCCAGTAACACCTACAAGAACGATGCGCCCACGTTGCCGAGACATACGCGCAGCTTGTGTGACTGGGTTTGTCGACTTGGTAGAAGCAGTAATAATAACCCCATCAACCCCTTTCCCACGGCTAAATGCCATACCAGCAGCGACAGGGTCTTCGCCCTTACCTGGGTTACAGATCTCGGCACCAAATTGTTTAGCTAACTCAAGCTTTGAATCATCAAAATCAACAGCAAGTACGCGACAGCCTTGGGCGCAGAGCATCTGTACTGTGAGTAAACCAATAAGACCAACCCCAGTAACAACAATAGCCTCACCTAGTGTTGGGTTAACTAGGCGAATACCCTGCAAACCGATGCTCGCCACAACGGTAAATGAGGCTTCATCATTGGTAACATTATCAGGGATCTTCGCACATAGATTCTTAGCAATACGAACAACATCTGCATGGCCCCCATTAGAGACAACACGATCACCTTCAGTAAATCCTGAAACATCAGAACCAACTGTATTCACAATGCCCACATTGCAATACCCAAGAGGCAAAGGTTCGGCGAGCTTAGAACGCACGGCTTCCACAGTGGTTGCCAAACCATCGGTTTGTACTTTTTCGAGCACCATTTTAACTTTCTCTGGCTGTTGCTTTGCTTTTTGAAGCAAGTTTGCCTTGCCAAAATCAACCAGCATTCGCTCAGTACCAGCTGATATTAAGGTAACTGCAGTGTCAATTAGGAGATGCCCACGAGAAGCCATAGGAGCTGGCGATTCAACAACCGTAGAGCCACCTTTAGCCATATCCTGAAGAACTTGTTTCATATTCAACCTTTAAAAATACTAAAAAATCATTCCGATAAATCGTAACACTCTGTTGATAAGTCATTAGACTTACTACCAACATTATACGCATACAACCTATTTGAATTATCACTGTTAGATGGAAACATAATTGTGCCAAATTGAAATAAACGATACGGCCAAACATCTTTATTTACAGAAGCCACAAGCTTAAAGTCAAAGTCTGACTTCCTAACGCTTAAAATATCTGACTTATTTTCAAGAATCCCTGATGCAGGCTTATTATCAAACAATTTTCTTAAAAAGCCTTTTCTCTTTTCTGATGGTTCAGTTGACGTTGAAAAAATATAAAAATCTTTTATCTCACACCCATAAATACATGAGCCATTAATATCAAATAACTTTTCAGAAACCCACTGTCCTTGCTTTTGGGTTAACAAACGAATACTGTTATTTTCCATCTGTGTATCTGTTGCATACAAAATCCCATTAGAAACAGGAAAAGCCACGCAAGATCTAAATTTTTGTTCTCCACCTAGAATTAACTCTACATCCTGAAAATCATTTCTTGCTTGGTAAATAGCAGCGGAGTGTTCAAAATCTCCAGTCAATATCCATATACATTCATTCGTGACATCAGGGATCAATGCATGAACGTGATTAATCTCCCCATTTTCAAATTTAAAAGGGCTTAACCACGCACCATCAATTTTCCTTTGAAATATTTTAATTGACTTTCGCTCATGATTTCCAAAATACTCACCAAAACAGATGGAATCAGAAAACCCAGGAATACCTTTGACTTCGCAAAATTTCAAAGGGCCACGGCCTTGAGTGAAAACAAGCTCTTCAGAAAGAAGCCTATGCTCCATATTATATCGGTAAATTTTTCGACCGTGTGTAAAGAAAAAATCATCTCCACTTGAAATTGCAGCCATAACGCCCAAGCGCTTCATCCTAAACCACAAAGGAAAAAACGAGAGTAACTTATTTAACTTTGACTCTTTAAAGCCAAATAAAAAACTCAACTTACCAGAAACAGTTTTAATATACACTCGATGTGATTTTGACAGCAATAGATTACCAGCCAGATCAAAACACAGAGGCTTAGTTCGGGCTATAACACTAACTAATTTCATTCTTCAACCAAAAATAAGGATAACCATTAGCATTATTTCTATTCAAAAATTCAATAAGATCTTTCGACTTAATAACTTCCACTGTAATCCCATCTATAATCGTTGTTTTCAAAAGCCCGGCTTTAATGAGGTCGCTGCAAAGTGTACGTTCTCCAAAGTGGAGGGCTCCCCAATGTGGAGCTCGCTCTCGTAGTGTTCTTTTTTCTTCAAAGTCGCGGTCCTTTATGACGAACGTCTTCTCTATGTACCAGTGTTTTATTGGCCATCTTTCGTCTAATATATCTTCAGCAACATGAATCATTGTTAAACTGTGAGTTAGGTCTGTTCCTAAACCTACAATTACAGCATCGTGCTCTACACAGCAATTCCATGAAGAATTAACACCACAAGCTAGAGGTGAATCTCCCGTTAAGTTCTCTCGCATCAATACTTCTGCTAGGGGACCCATAGCGACCATAGAATTTATAGGGTGCCTACTTCGGATTGATTTATCACGCTTATGAAGCAATAAAGGTAACACGCCAGTCTTTATCGATGACTTTTGAACGTCATATTCGTACACGGTATTATCTCTATTTTTAACAAGATAATCCTCAACTTTAACTGAATTTTTAAACTTTGGCATTGCGGGCATTGCAACAGTGCCTGTATCACCAACCATTTCAACTAACATATCGACTATTTGGTTTGCTGTTTTCCCTCTACCTTTAAAAGGTGAATAAGAAGAATGAACAACTAATAGCCCTCCTTCATCCACGCCATTCGATAAAAGAAAATTTTTTATTTTACAAAAGTCAACAGGAGTTAGCTCGTTTTGGCTGGCCCTACTCTTTTTCACCCTTTTTGACAACCAACTCACATTCTTCCAATAAATTCTCCTTGCGATCATTTCAATATGAGGTGAAAGAGAAAACATCTTTTTAATTAAACTATCATTTGCCATCTGGTTTCGCTCTAATAAAATTATAAGGTAATAAATTTTCAAGCTACCTATCAAGCCAGACGTAGCTGAAAATTCTGATTTACTCTATTTTATTTTTATATATTAAAAGAGTCTCTAAATCGATGACCATTTTCCAATGGTTAATACCACCGCCTCTGTGAGACCATTATGATGCGGTTCTCGCTTAGCCACTAAACAAGTTCCAGGGGCGTTGCCTAGGACTGGTTTACGATCTGACGAGCACCCATATAACTTTCTTCATAACTTAAACGCCAACCAACACCTCACTCTAGCGAATCCTCTCATAATCCCTAGGAAATTCATAAAAGTAGACGCGCAGTCCGTGGTTTGATCTAATTAATTTCGCCAAAAACAAGTCCTATCTCACCCTGCACGGAGGCAGTCGGGATGCGCAAAATTCAAATTCTACACCAAATGCTTGCACAACAGTGTCAGCAAATTCACAAAAAACGCCTGAGTTCCCTGATGGTTGCGACCCAGTCGCTACTCGATGGCGACAGCTTGTCATTGACCGAACTAGGAAGAAACATTGAGGGGCGTGTTGCGCCCAAGCACAACATTAAACGGATGGATCGCTTATTGGGCAATCATCATCTGAATAACGAACGATTGGCGGTATATCAGTGGCACGCGCGGCAGTTATGTGGTGCCAATCCCATGCCGGTTGTTTTGGTGGATTGGGCTGATGTGCGGGAGCAGTTACGAATGATGACATTGCGGGCTTCTGTCTCGGTGAAAGGACGCTCGATAACGCTGTATGAGCGCACTTTTGAGTTTAAGGATTATAACGCGCCCCGTAGTCATAACCTGTTCCTGAAAGAGCTCGCTTATGTGCTACCTAAAGCTTGTACACCGCTGATTGTCACTGATGCGGGTTATCGCAACACCTGGTTTCGGGAAGTAGCCGGTTGTGGTTGGTATTGGTTAGGCCGCTTACGTGGTAAGGTCTGTTATCAACTCGGTAAACAGTGGCAACTGACCAAAACCCTTTACGACTCAGCTAACAGCAAAGCCCGCTATATCGGGGCGGTACAGATAGCAAGAAAGAAACCGATGCCTTGTCAGCTATACCTGTATAAATCCAAAGATAAGCGTTCTCGCCGCTCAGGTAACAATCACTCAGCCAAGAAGCTGTATCACCGCTCCGCCAAAGAGTCTTTGGTGCTGGCAACCAACTTACCGCCAGCGCTGTTTAAGGCTGTGCAAATCACCAAACTGTACGCCAAGCGGATGAAGATAGAAGAAACCTTCCGCGATTTAAAAAGCCCGAAATACGGCTTTAGCTTGCGCCATAGTCGCTCGCGCTGTCCGCGCCGTTACGATGTACTGCTGCTAATAGCCATGCTCGCAGAAATCATGCTTTGGTGGTTAGGCTTGGTGGCGCAACAGATTGGATGGCAACGCCACTTTCAGGCGAACACCATCAGATTCGGATCATTTACAATCAAGCGGGTAAAGTGCCGCTCCGACTAAAACTTTAGCATTTGCTACCAACGACCTTTGCTCGCTTAGTGACGCAGCAGCCCCTAAAGAGAAGCACGCCACCCATTAGGCCAACGACTAGTTAGATACACACTTAAAGTGCCGAAAAAAAAGACCATATGGTCCCTTGAGCATTAACTCCACTTCGGTGTGCTATAATTAAACAGCTCCCTGAGTAAGAATGATATTCATTCGAGCACCATTAGTGGATAACCTGTTCATTTATCCAACATGAGAGATGGACTCCTTTAAGCAACTCAGTACCATAATGAGAGGAATGGCATATCTTACACGAGTTCATTTTCGTACTTCACCAAACCCAAGGCATATTTGTAGGATATGACCTCCATAGCTAGAAAGGTTCTACTATATAGGAAAGAACACCGTAGATATTAAAGTCGTGTTACTTGATCTAGAAAGCTACATTCAGCGCATTTTATGAAGCTGTGAAAATCTATTATCAGTTAGATAATGAATTTTATTTTCATTGGCAATAAAGTGTAACTCACTTTGACCAGAGAGCAACACCAAAAAATTTAAAAATCAATAAAGAAGGGAATTATGTTTTTGAACAACACGAACAAGCTCTTCATAACTTACCAATCCTTCAGGAGTCTTTTGAATTAACAACTCACCAGAAAAGTGTTTATTTTCAATATAAAACTTTAGCTCTTTATATACTAATTCGAAATCATCGACAGCAACTAAATTAACTCCAGGATGTCGTTCACACACATCAGTAGCAACAACTTCGACACCACATTCTATGGCCTCAGCAACAACAAGCCCGAAACTATCAACTGTATTCATCCTAAGGTACAAGTCCATTTCTTTTAAAAGCGAATTAAATTCAATCCCAGACAAGTGAGAATGCAGATGAACAGAATCCATTTGAGCGGCCTTGCGTAGTATTTCTTCTCTTATACCATCCGAATCAAAACCATACAAACAAACATGCAATTCAAATATGATTCCTTCGTTTGCCAACCTTGAAAAAACAGAAAGTGTTTCAAGAATCCTGTATATTCTTGTTGGAAATCCAGAAACAAGTATTCTAGTAACGCCAACAGAATTTCCAATTTTTATATTACACTTAGTCTTCCGGCATGATGAAATATATGGCGTAACTCTATAGACGTTCTTCACTCCTACTCTACTAAAAAATTTACGCTGCCTATCAGACAGGGCTCCAATAAAATCGACTTTTCGCAAGGTCGTTCTCATAATTAGACGAGCAAAAGGATTACTTTGAAGGTATTTCTGCGATTGCTCCCCATTATGAAATATAGCTACCCAAGTTGAGCTAATTCTTTTTGGTAGAAAAAACAAGAATAACAAGGATCTTATTGAGGAGAAATTAAAAAAATAGATACCTTTATTAAAAAAATTAAAGAAAAAAATAGATGCCAATCTTTTCAGCCTATTACCAAGAATGAAGTGGGCTTTTACTCCCCTTGGAACTTCTTTTCCTTTGGCAGGGTAAAAATCTATAACTTCGATTCCTTCGCTTTTAAACTTGTTTGCAAAGTTAAAAGTAAAAGTGGTCACTCCACCGACTTCTTTAAACGCAGGGAATCGGCCAAAGAAAAAAATCTTACTCACTAAATTACACCACGCTTATTCAAAGTCGACTCATGCAAATTTATTTCTTCATTAGAAAATCTGCGCTTAATTATTCTACAAGGATTACCAGCAGCAATGCTATAAGCAGGGACATTCCTAGTTACAACCGATCCAGCACCTATAATAGCGCCGCGCCCAATTGTTACTCCAGATAGTATTATAGAGCCACCTCCGACCCATACATCTGGCTCAATACTGACATTTTTATCCTGATGATATATATCCTTATGGTTCTCATTCATCTTTTTACCTATTACATCAAAGATATGATTGCCTCCATAGATCTGAACTTTCGGACCAAACATTACATCATCTGCAATATCTATCCTGCCTCTATCTGAGCGAAACCATGCCTGAGGAGCAATAAAGACGTTATTTCCAAGACTAATTGTACCGTAAGAAAACTCAGATGAAAGAGGATCAAAAATCACATTTTTACCGCAATGGCTAAATTTTCTCTTCTTAATGAACATCACCGTTCTACGAAGTACTCGAAATATCACTTACACCTCTACGATCACTTTTTGAAAAACTAAACTTGTGCTTAATGCAGAAGATTATTATAGGAACTATCCAAAAATAACTATAATCAAGAGGACTAACATACATACCGATCGTTCCCATACTAATAAAATATAAATACAAAGAATAGCTAAAACGATCTCCTCTCATCGATTTTTTGTTTGTAACTCCTAGTATCGCTCCATATAAAACACTATATAAAAAAACTCCTACAAAGTTAAAATCTCGGTAAAAGGTAAAAAGATATGTTCCAAAAGCATTACCATAATTAACGCTACCTTGCCTACCAAGATTAATCGGAATGCTATTATTCATGACATTTTGGGTAGACGATGCGATATATTCAACGCCAAAGAAATTAACAAAATATGAAAATATAAAATCAAAACTCGCCAACATAGACAAACCAAAAGAATGCTCATGCAGCAAACTTCCATCTTCTTGATAATAAAAATCAAAAAATGCAAAACCAAGCGTATGATATGAAACTAGATAGTGAGAAAGCATCCCTCCAATATCATGACTACCAAATCTATTAAATGCTGCAGCAACGACTAATAAACATAAAAGAACCAATGGGATAAGGCTTCTTTTTCTAAAGTCTCTCAATATAGAAGTGAACACGCATGGATTAAATTGAGAGTGAAAAATAATAACGAACAACAGAATCATGGGGTAATTGACTTGAAAAAAATATGAAAAAAGCAAAAAAAATAGTATATTCAAAACCAACAAAAGCTTGAATTTTTTACCATCTGGGCTACTAAATATTAGTAACGTCACAGCTAGCATTATTGGATAAATAACTACCTTTAAGCCATAATCAATTAGTCCACTTCCTGATACAAGGGCTTCTGCACTACCTCCTCTCACCTTAAAAAAATAGTCACTAAAACTTGTACTGAAGGCACCAACGTAATAAAGAGATGAGATAATTGCTCCTAAAGAAATATAACTATAGCGGAACAAGCTATTATTAATGTGCTTATTATTTATGACAGATTGCAATCCAATTTCAACCTTTCGACGAACACCTATAAACTTTATAACAAAGAAGTAGCCTAACACAATCGAAAAAAAAGAAATCAAATATAATATAGTGACCTCCGTAGAAGGAGATTTTATCGGATTTATAGAACTGTAACTTAAAGTCAGCCACAAAACCCACCAAAAGCATAAGAAAAATAATCCAAAGTGTCTCATCATCTCTTATTAAAGTACCATTGAATCTTTTTAACTAACTCATACATTCTGATTACAACTTGAGGAGCAATTGGAATATCTTTAACTAGCGCTAGGAAATTATGATACTTTGAAATATACGTGTTATCTACGGGAACAATTTTTTTTCTAAAGTTAGCTTTATCACCTAACCTCAAATATGATAATGAAGCAAAGAAATTAAGAGCGTTGATTTTTTTTTCAATTCCCTTTCGATTGTAAGGAAAGTCCTCTTGCATACGCCGTATTGCAATAATCATCCTTTCTGAATACGCTATTTTTCCTTTAGGCGCTGTGCGCTTCATTTTATCAGTCCAAGATCCAAAGGATTCAATTCTATAAGCAGAAAGAATCTCTGGTGAGTACATTCCTCCAGTTTTCCTTGCTGCATATAGCTCAATAAAAACATCACCTATTGGTGCATCATCAAACCAGCTAGGCAATAATTTCACCTCAGACGAACTTATAAAGTACGAACTTGTAGGTGCAAATTGCCCCGGGTAAGAAAGGATATCGTTGCAATCAAAAAATAGCTCCTTCTCAGCACCAAAAAAACGCCTTTTGTTTTGCTTTATCTTTAGGGAGTTACTGTTTACAGAATGACAAGCGTGTATAAAGAAATTCACTTCACTGTTATTTTTAGCTAGTTCATATTGTAGCTGAATTTTTTTTTCATTAAGCCAAAAATCATCACCTTCACAAAGGGCAATGTAATCGCCAGACGAAGAAGAAAACACCTTTCTAAAATTACGGTTCATACCTAAGTTAACATCTGATTTCAATACAGTAATCAACTGCGGATAGTTCTCTTCAAACTCTTTCAATATGGGATATGTGCCATCAGTACTTTTGTCATCTCTAATGATAATCTCAAAATTAAAGTCAGTTTTCTGCGAAACTAGACTTTCCAAACATTCTCGAATGTAGGGCTCGTGGTTATACGTGATTACACAAATACTAACTTTAACGGGATTTCTTTCCACATGAATTCCTATTTCTTTTAAGCAAGATTTTAAAACGTGCATAAATAGCTACTGGGCCCCCAAAAAGAAGACAACCGAAAATAATGACAAAAAGCAAATTTTCAAGTCGACTGGAAAGCGAATATTTTGGCGCACATAATGAAATAAACGTAGCAAACAACATTATGGGAAATATCAATTTCAGCACATCACTAATCAACCATTTCAGGTGTAAATTAGGCTCTAATTTATGATGCACATAAGCCACCCAACATAAGAAAAATAGAGCATTCATACTTAGCCAGACATAACCGGCGCCTAACGAACCAAAGTTTACAGCCGCCAAAATGACACATGGAATTAAGATAACAACCAGACCTAAGTTGCCAATCAAGTGATAACGTAAATTACCCTTGGCATATTGAATATAATAAGAGAATGCAGAGATTGACAAAAATAGATTACCTGCTGCATATAATCTCAATATCGGGGCGGCTTGAGAGGCCAAATATTCGTCACCAGTCCACGCGATAAGTAACGGCTTCGCCGTTGCAATCAAAGTTATAGCAGTGGTCCCAGCAATTATTGAAACTAGTTTTGTTGCTTTCCGATATACCTTTATCATTTCAGTATGTTTATTTTCAGCATGTAATCGAGCCATTCTCGGCATGATTGCACTACTGATTGGCCCACCGATGACTATGATGCCATTAGCCACTAAAACAGCTAAAGTAAAGTAACCATAGTCTTCGAGAGATAAAATACCTGATAATACTAATTTGTCTGTTTGAGTGACAAACACCCAAACCGAGGCGGTAAATGCAATAGTAAGCGAGAATTTTAATGTCGGCTTTATTGGTTCAAACGACCAACCTATTTTTTCATTTAAATCTTTTTTTCTTGGCAGTAATTCTCTTGTTTTTAAAGCTAAGCCTGTATTTTCGAGCAGAGCAACACAAAACTGATGAACAAAAAACACGATCGGTGTGAACCCGTAATGCCACATACTAAAGAAAACACCCACAAACCTGAGCGTAGCAACAATTACGTTAAAACCACTTAACCAAACTAATTCTTCAGAACCTGACACCACTCCACGATATAGACCGGTAATCCAGCGAAGCGCTACGCTTATAGCCATTACTTGCACAGCAATAATAACATCTGAAATACTCAAGCTTTCTATATTAAGCCACTTTGTTGCCACTGACTCTGATAATAAAAATAGAACGCCACCACCTACTACAGCTATTGATAAAAAAATCATACTCAAAGCACGATATAGCTGACTGAATTCTAGTTTGGATAAGGCACCAGCACGATATCGAGCAGTTTCACGAGCAATAGTAGGAGTTAACCCTAGGTCTAAAACATTAAACCAAACTTGTAGCATCGCAAAGAAGCCAATTAAACCATATGCTTCGCTGCCCATATACTTTATATACATAGGAAGCAGCACTATACCTATAATTGTCACATATATTTGACTCACATAGTTACATACTATGTTTTTCTTAAGATTGACCACCTACAACACTTCTTTATTAAGAGATATTTTTATATAGATCTTTTCTGAATTTTCGTCTAAAAAATAGGCATTATTGAAGTCACCATGAGTTAATGCCCTTAATAAATCAATATGCTCTCCCAATGAGCCTTCTGAAGATAAATCCAGACTCCTCAACGCATTAAAATCCTCTATACTATTATAATTACCTTCAGTTTTTAGTTCTTCACAAGGATAATTCCCTGAGATCAAATCAAGTAGATGGTTAGATATTAGATATTTTTCCTCTGAGATGACATTTCTATATACATCTAATGACGTATCGTAAGAATTAACATCAACTTTTCGCTGGTAAATTACTGCACCATGATCAATTTCTGAATCCATTAAATGAATAGTACAACCAACTGGCTTACCATTTACTATTGAAAATACTTGTGGATACCAGCCCCTGTTATAAGGATTTAATCCAGGGTGAACGTTAATACATCGAATAGAGTCAACTAAATTTGGAGGGAATATTTGTTTACAATGAGCTGAAATAACCAAATCATACTTTTCAATTATTTTACTTACGGAGGAACAATCTTTCATGTCAACGAAGCTCATACCCAGTTCTATTAATTTTTTGGGGTTTTTGTTTATAGCGCTATAAGAATAGTTAAATGAGGCTGTATCATAGGGAATGCATTTAGCAACAGACTTAAAGTGCTCTACAAGCTCAAAATTATCAGATACAATTAGTACTTTCATTTTTTTAAAGCCTTTTTAACTACAGCTACAACTCTATTTACATCTTCAATGGTCATATAGAAATGTAGTGGCAAACATAGTATAGAATCAGTCAAAGCGTTACTATTTTCATTAGAGTGAACAAAATTTTCGCTGAAAACACGATCCAGTGATGGAGAAAAATAATGGCGGGATTGAATATTATTTTTCTTAAGAGTAGCCTCGACAAACTTACGTTCTTCATTACTAGACAATTTGATTGGCATATATGCACCATTCAAGCTTGATCGCGTATCCCAAGTAGGCATATCAACAATATCTCGTAGTCCATCACGATATATATTGATTAGGCGAGAGCGGCAAGCTAAAATGTCATCAATTTCATCAAGAAGAGTTAACCCTACGGCAC comes from Corallincola holothuriorum and encodes:
- a CDS encoding AAC(3) family N-acetyltransferase, translated to MANDSLIKKMFSLSPHIEMIARRIYWKNVSWLSKRVKKSRASQNELTPVDFCKIKNFLLSNGVDEGGLLVVHSSYSPFKGRGKTANQIVDMLVEMVGDTGTVAMPAMPKFKNSVKVEDYLVKNRDNTVYEYDVQKSSIKTGVLPLLLHKRDKSIRSRHPINSMVAMGPLAEVLMRENLTGDSPLACGVNSSWNCCVEHDAVIVGLGTDLTHSLTMIHVAEDILDERWPIKHWYIEKTFVIKDRDFEEKRTLRERAPHWGALHFGERTLCSDLIKAGLLKTTIIDGITVEVIKSKDLIEFLNRNNANGYPYFWLKNEIS
- a CDS encoding lipopolysaccharide biosynthesis protein gives rise to the protein MVNLKKNIVCNYVSQIYVTIIGIVLLPMYIKYMGSEAYGLIGFFAMLQVWFNVLDLGLTPTIARETARYRAGALSKLEFSQLYRALSMIFLSIAVVGGGVLFLLSESVATKWLNIESLSISDVIIAVQVMAISVALRWITGLYRGVVSGSEELVWLSGFNVIVATLRFVGVFFSMWHYGFTPIVFFVHQFCVALLENTGLALKTRELLPRKKDLNEKIGWSFEPIKPTLKFSLTIAFTASVWVFVTQTDKLVLSGILSLEDYGYFTLAVLVANGIIVIGGPISSAIMPRMARLHAENKHTEMIKVYRKATKLVSIIAGTTAITLIATAKPLLIAWTGDEYLASQAAPILRLYAAGNLFLSISAFSYYIQYAKGNLRYHLIGNLGLVVILIPCVILAAVNFGSLGAGYVWLSMNALFFLCWVAYVHHKLEPNLHLKWLISDVLKLIFPIMLFATFISLCAPKYSLSSRLENLLFVIIFGCLLFGGPVAIYARFKILLKRNRNSCGKKSR
- a CDS encoding O-antigen polymerase translates to MMRHFGLFFLCFWWVLWLTLSYSSINPIKSPSTEVTILYLISFFSIVLGYFFVIKFIGVRRKVEIGLQSVINNKHINNSLFRYSYISLGAIISSLYYVGAFSTSFSDYFFKVRGGSAEALVSGSGLIDYGLKVVIYPIMLAVTLLIFSSPDGKKFKLLLVLNILFFLLFSYFFQVNYPMILLFVIIFHSQFNPCVFTSILRDFRKRSLIPLVLLCLLVVAAAFNRFGSHDIGGMLSHYLVSYHTLGFAFFDFYYQEDGSLLHEHSFGLSMLASFDFIFSYFVNFFGVEYIASSTQNVMNNSIPINLGRQGSVNYGNAFGTYLFTFYRDFNFVGVFLYSVLYGAILGVTNKKSMRGDRFSYSLYLYFISMGTIGMYVSPLDYSYFWIVPIIIFCIKHKFSFSKSDRRGVSDISSTS
- a CDS encoding glycosyltransferase; this encodes MSKIFFFGRFPAFKEVGGVTTFTFNFANKFKSEGIEVIDFYPAKGKEVPRGVKAHFILGNRLKRLASIFFFNFFNKGIYFFNFSSIRSLLFLFFLPKRISSTWVAIFHNGEQSQKYLQSNPFARLIMRTTLRKVDFIGALSDRQRKFFSRVGVKNVYRVTPYISSCRKTKCNIKIGNSVGVTRILVSGFPTRIYRILETLSVFSRLANEGIIFELHVCLYGFDSDGIREEILRKAAQMDSVHLHSHLSGIEFNSLLKEMDLYLRMNTVDSFGLVVAEAIECGVEVVATDVCERHPGVNLVAVDDFELVYKELKFYIENKHFSGELLIQKTPEGLVSYEELVRVVQKHNSLLY
- a CDS encoding glycosyltransferase → MHVLKSCLKEIGIHVERNPVKVSICVITYNHEPYIRECLESLVSQKTDFNFEIIIRDDKSTDGTYPILKEFEENYPQLITVLKSDVNLGMNRNFRKVFSSSSGDYIALCEGDDFWLNEKKIQLQYELAKNNSEVNFFIHACHSVNSNSLKIKQNKRRFFGAEKELFFDCNDILSYPGQFAPTSSYFISSSEVKLLPSWFDDAPIGDVFIELYAARKTGGMYSPEILSAYRIESFGSWTDKMKRTAPKGKIAYSERMIIAIRRMQEDFPYNRKGIEKKINALNFFASLSYLRLGDKANFRKKIVPVDNTYISKYHNFLALVKDIPIAPQVVIRMYELVKKIQWYFNKR
- a CDS encoding bi-domain-containing oxidoreductase, with translation MKQVLQDMAKGGSTVVESPAPMASRGHLLIDTAVTLISAGTERMLVDFGKANLLQKAKQQPEKVKMVLEKVQTDGLATTVEAVRSKLAEPLPLGYCNVGIVNTVGSDVSGFTEGDRVVSNGGHADVVRIAKNLCAKIPDNVTNDEASFTVVASIGLQGIRLVNPTLGEAIVVTGVGLIGLLTVQMLCAQGCRVLAVDFDDSKLELAKQFGAEICNPGKGEDPVAAGMAFSRGKGVDGVIITASTKSTNPVTQAARMSRQRGRIVLVGVTGLELNRADFYEKELTFQVSCAYGPGRYDPAYEDHGHDYPYGLVRWTEQRNFEAILDLLDNGQLDVKPLISHRFEFEDAASAYELLTSDKAALGILLDYRSKTEARHNYSLELDANAKFTVGSPVVGFVGAGNYASRMLIPAFKEAGAQLHSIATSGGISGVTHGKKAGFAKTTTDTQAMIADPEINTVAIVTRHNSHAGFVVDALNAGKNVFVEKPLAITHEELAKVKSTYEKVIGSDAAPRLMVGFNRRFSPQVQKMKQLLGSVKEPKSFIMTMNAGAIPANHWTQDLEAGGGRIIGEACHFIDLMRFLADSEIVSVQARRMGNADGVDVTEDKAAIILGFADGSFGTIHYLANGAASFPKERVEVFTAGRVLQLDNFRKLKGFGWPGFKKLNLWKQDKGQNSCAAEFLTAIKNGSASPISAEELFEVAKVTIDVAEQLRKQ
- a CDS encoding dTDP-4-amino-4,6-dideoxyglucose formyltransferase, producing the protein MKVLIVSDNFELVEHFKSVAKCIPYDTASFNYSYSAINKNPKKLIELGMSFVDMKDCSSVSKIIEKYDLVISAHCKQIFPPNLVDSIRCINVHPGLNPYNRGWYPQVFSIVNGKPVGCTIHLMDSEIDHGAVIYQRKVDVNSYDTSLDVYRNVISEEKYLISNHLLDLISGNYPCEELKTEGNYNSIEDFNALRSLDLSSEGSLGEHIDLLRALTHGDFNNAYFLDENSEKIYIKISLNKEVL